Genomic window (Asticcacaulis excentricus CB 48):
GCCGGCCGGTATTGTTATAGACCTCGCCCCATACCCAAGGTGTGACGTTCAGCCCAACAGCCAGGCCGCCAAGGATCAACCCCGCCCCGCTGTGGCGCAACCCTTTGGACAGAACCGGCTCTAGCGGCGTATCCGGACGAACGCGGGTGATCATGTCGGCAGCAAACCACAGGGCAATAGCTAAGAAACCATAGGGCAACAGCGGTAAGCCGCCTTGCAACAGCGCCAGACCGAAAATGTCGAGCCGATGGCTGGTATTCGCCCACAGTTTCGGCAACTGAACGACCACCAGCGGTACTATGATACCTGTCGGCAGGCCGATCATGGTTCTAAGAATAAGGGCCTTCATACAAAGCTCTCCATATCGGTTTGCAGCTTTTCACCAGCCTGCGTAATCAACCACAGCATTAGGCCGATCAGGCCGATGGTCAGGGGCTCGATAGCGAAATCATAGCGCACGCCGCGGAAGCGATCCTCGGTCATCGCGGTAAGGGTCGGCATAATTAGGATCGCCGCGATGGCCCCGTATATCAGGTTTGAACCGACGTCTTTCAGGCCCTTGACGACCGAAGCCCCAAATCCTTCGCCCTTATGCAGTCGCATAAAAACATCTGAAGCCGACCACAGGGCGAACAGATAGCAGATAGGAGCCAGAAGGCTGATCCAGAAGGACGGCAGCACCATACTGATCGACAGCAGCGACACCTGAACGGACGGGTCCGGGTGCATGTTGTTCAGGGGGGCGGCCTTTTCGACCACCAGTCCGGCGATAAGCCCTACGACGGCGACTTTTGTGCCTATGCCTATCAGGTCGAGCGGTAATTTGTGTGCAGACATGTGTGAACCCCTCTAACAAATTAATGTTAGGGGTATATAAATTTATATTAGAATTAAAGTCAAGAGCCGGTTAGACGTAGGCCCAGCGCCTGTTTCACCTGCCGGGCCTGACGCGCCTGATCGGTCAGGGCCCAGCCCGGAACGCCCATCAGCAGGACCGAAGCCAGCGCAAAGACCAGCGTCCGTAGCGCGCTGTTGTCCCCAAACATGAAGCTCAAGGCCGCCATCAGCAGCCATCCGGTGGAAGGGATCAACATCCAATCGCGGCGGCAGGTCGCTCCGGTCACGGCGCTGATCAGGGCGAAGACAATGGCGAGAAATGCCATGTTGGACACCGGATTATAGGTCCCGGCGACGACATTGCCGACCGAATAGACAAAGATGCCTGCTGCTGCGAAGAGCCAGGCGGCCGAAACGGCCTCGGTGCGCCAGTTGGACAACAGGCTGTGCTTGCGCACACGCAAAGCGATAACCACCGTGCCGATCAGGCCGGCCATAAAATAGATGAGACCGTAGGGCAGGGCGGGTAAAAGTCCGGCATAGGCCAGGCTCAGGCATAGATGGCCGACGCCCAGCACGCCGCCCCACCACAACAGGATCGGGCCACCGGCCAGACCCGCCGACTCTCCGCGCTCCATCAGTCGTCGCAGCCGCGTCAGTTCGTCATCCATCCCGGCGACATCTTCCGGCGACAGGGGCGGTAACAGGCTATCGAGCTTGGGGCCCTGTATCATGGCGCGCTCCTCTTATAAATATAAGCGTTACCACTGATTGCCCGAAGGTAAAGCGGAATCGTGTGGCTCAACCCGGTTGCCAAGGCCTGCGGGTTTCCGATAGTTTTGTCGTGACACAGGGAGCACGACATGACGCAGCGGCGGCGATGGATGATCGGTATGGCGGCACTGATGGGGGTGACGCTCCTGCAAGGCTGTTTTCCGGCACAGCAAAAGCCTGCAGAAAACACCGAAGCCGCCAAAGCCCCGTCCAAGCCCAAGCCGCTCTATCGCGACTTGCCAGTGCCGCCGGATTCAGTGCGTGTCCTGATTCAAACCACCAAGGGCGATATTGTGGTCGAACTGGATGGCAAGCGCGCGCCGATTTCGACGGCTAACTTCTTACAATATGTGGACTCCGGAAAGATGACGGGCGCCCAGTTCTGGCGCGCCATGAAGTCGGGCAACGGTGGCTTCGTTCAGGTCGAGGCTGCGGGCCACCGCTATCAGCCGATTCCGCACGAGCCGACCTCACAGACCGGACTGTCGCACACCGATGGCACGATTTCGACGGCCCGCTATGCCGTTGGCACGGCCAGCAACCAGTTCACCATCTCGGTCGGGGACATGTCCTACATGGACGCCGGGCGTGATCCGGAGGGCGACAATCAGGGCTATGCCGCTTTTGGCAAGGTGGTGTCGGGCATGGACGTGGTCAAGAAAATCTTGAACGGCAAGATCACCAAAAAGAAGATCGAGGGCGGCTGGGACGGGCAGAATCTCGAAAATCCGGTGGAGGTGCTCTCAGCGAAGCGGCTCAACTGACGGCGCTAAGAGCCGGCCTCTCTAAGCGCGGGCGAGATCCATACGCCCCGTACGGCAAGAATCTGTATAAAATATCTCCATTTGGCCCATATTACCAAAAAGCAACTTGACGCTTTTTTGACGGGATGATCGTCTCAACCGTAACGGGGCGGGCGCGACGCGTGGCGTTCCGGAGCATCCTTTCATTCCGGACATCTTTTAAGGAGATACGCCGTGCACAGACGCAACTTTCTGGCCATGACCGGCCTGACGGCGGGCAGCCTGCTCGTGCCGTCGCTTTACGGGCGAGCCGTTGCCGCCGAAGTGCTTCAGGAGACGATCGACGTCAAGGTGAAGAAGACGCTGGCTGACGCCGGTCTGAACGCCGCGACCGGTTCCGGGGCCAGCTATTGCGACGTGCGCGTCGGGCGCTATCTGCGCCAATTCGTTATCACGCGCGAAGATCGCGTTGAAAACGTCGTGAATACCGAGTCGCTGGGTGTGGGCATCCGCGTCATCGCCGATGGGGCCTGGGGCTTTGCGGCCACAAATGACATGACCACTGAAGCCGTGGCCAAGGCCGCCAAGCAGGCCGTGGCCATCGCCAAAGCCAACGCGAAAATCCAGACCGTTCCGGTCAAGCTGGCCCCCGTCAAGGGCGTTGGTGAGGTGTCGTGGAAGACGCCAATCAAAAAGAACAGCATGGAGGTTCCGATCAAGGAAAAGGCCGAGCGCCTGATCGACGTCAATACCGCCGCACTGAAGGCCGGGGCCGACTACGTCAATTCGATGATGTTCCTCGTCAATGAGCAGAAGTATTTTGCTTCGACCGACGGCTCCTACATTGATCAGGACGTGCACCGCATCTGGGTGCCTATGACGGTCACCGCCATCGACAAGGACTCAGGCAAATTCCGCACGCGCGACGGCCTGTCGGCGCCGATGGGTCTAGGCTACGAATATCTCGATGGCGAAGCCAAACAAAAATTCACCGATCCGGCGGGCGTCACCGGCTATGGCCTCAGCTATGATATGAAGGAAGACGCGATCGCGGGCGCCAGACAGGCGCGCGAAAAGCTCAAAGCGCCGTCCGTCAAGCCGGGCAAATACGATCTCGTGCTCGATCCCAGCCATATGTGGCTGACCATCCACGAGTCGGTGGGCCACCCGACCGAGCTTGACCGCGTTCTGGGCTATGAGGCCAACTACGCCGGCACCTCGTTTGCGACGCTGGACAAGCGCGAGGCGAAGTTCCAGTACGGCTCGGAAAACGTCAATATCGTCGCCGACAAGACGCAGTTCGGCTCACTGGGCTTCGTCGGGTACGACGACGAAGGCGTCAAGACCAAGAAGTGGGACATCATCCGCGACGGCAAACTGGTCGATTATCAGGCCATCCGCGATCAGGCGCATATTCTGGGCAAGACCGAGTCGGATGGCTGCTGCTACGCCGACTCGTGGTCGTCGGTGCAGTTTCAGCGCATGGCCAATATCTCGCTGGAGCCGGGCAAGAAAAAGCTTAGCGTCGCCGACATGATCAAGGGCGTCGAAAACGGCATTTATATCGTGGGTGACGGCTCATTTTCGATCGACCAGCAGCGCTATAATGCACAGTTCGGCGGACAACTCTTCTATGAGATCAAGAACGGCAAGATCACCCAGATGATCGAGGACGTGGCCTATCAGATTCGCACGCCGGAATTCTGGAACGCCTGTTCGGCGATCTGCGATGAAAGCGATTATCGCCTGGGCGGCTCCTTCTTCGACGGCAAGGGGCAGCCGGGTCAGGTCTCGGCGGTGTCGCACGGCTCCTCCACCAGCCGTTTCAACGGCATCAATGTCATCAACACCGCGCGTTCGCTCGGTTAATCGGCGGATTGGGAGATTACAGATATGGGCATCCTTACCGAAGCCGAAGCCAAGGCCATTCTCGACAAAGTCATCAAGCTGTCGAAGGCTGACGAATGTACCGCCACCTTGTCGGGATCGATCAACGGCAATATCCGCTTTGCGCTAAATAACGTCTCGACCAGCGGCATCATCACCAATACCGAGCTGGGGGTTCAGGTGGCCTTCGGCAAGCGCGTCGGCATCGCCACCATCAATGCCTTTGACGATGCCTCGCTGGAGCGCGTTGTACGCCGGGCCGAGGATCTAGCTAAGCTGGCCCCGGAAAACCCGGAATTCATGCCGGCCGTGGGCAAACAGACTTATACGCCGACCAATACCTTCAGCGAAGCGACGGCGACTGTTACCCCGGAGCAACGTGCCGGGGTGGCCGCCAAGTCGATCACCCCGTGCAAGCAGGCCAAGCTGATCG
Coding sequences:
- a CDS encoding peptidylprolyl isomerase codes for the protein MTQRRRWMIGMAALMGVTLLQGCFPAQQKPAENTEAAKAPSKPKPLYRDLPVPPDSVRVLIQTTKGDIVVELDGKRAPISTANFLQYVDSGKMTGAQFWRAMKSGNGGFVQVEAAGHRYQPIPHEPTSQTGLSHTDGTISTARYAVGTASNQFTISVGDMSYMDAGRDPEGDNQGYAAFGKVVSGMDVVKKILNGKITKKKIEGGWDGQNLENPVEVLSAKRLN
- a CDS encoding TldD/PmbA family protein; translation: MHRRNFLAMTGLTAGSLLVPSLYGRAVAAEVLQETIDVKVKKTLADAGLNAATGSGASYCDVRVGRYLRQFVITREDRVENVVNTESLGVGIRVIADGAWGFAATNDMTTEAVAKAAKQAVAIAKANAKIQTVPVKLAPVKGVGEVSWKTPIKKNSMEVPIKEKAERLIDVNTAALKAGADYVNSMMFLVNEQKYFASTDGSYIDQDVHRIWVPMTVTAIDKDSGKFRTRDGLSAPMGLGYEYLDGEAKQKFTDPAGVTGYGLSYDMKEDAIAGARQAREKLKAPSVKPGKYDLVLDPSHMWLTIHESVGHPTELDRVLGYEANYAGTSFATLDKREAKFQYGSENVNIVADKTQFGSLGFVGYDDEGVKTKKWDIIRDGKLVDYQAIRDQAHILGKTESDGCCYADSWSSVQFQRMANISLEPGKKKLSVADMIKGVENGIYIVGDGSFSIDQQRYNAQFGGQLFYEIKNGKITQMIEDVAYQIRTPEFWNACSAICDESDYRLGGSFFDGKGQPGQVSAVSHGSSTSRFNGINVINTARSLG